In the genome of Myxococcus stipitatus, one region contains:
- a CDS encoding response regulator — protein sequence MDLPFETGESGGEEGGTLASTVLVVDDEPVVLDICARLLERESDLVVLVAESAEEALPLLREQRVDVLVTDKNLPGMGGVELVAQARGLQPSLEALMITAYASSESVIAAFAAGASDYILKPFDDLRVLRAKVRAALERRTAGSRVREQAREVAREAAALLSAGQDAPEPAHEALEVELRAYEESSRAVQQGTVGVVGSADALSALKEAGFEVMELAPYAPELERVDVVVVETGDPQWRTLAERLQRRPPDVLLLASPQADLGDLLEAITLRMDLVGFGSSQGASVLPEKVRMLLLRRGVQRALDRLAAALTAFRQSIPARSA from the coding sequence ATGGATCTCCCGTTCGAGACCGGTGAGAGCGGCGGTGAGGAGGGGGGAACGCTCGCCTCGACGGTGCTGGTGGTGGACGACGAGCCCGTCGTGCTGGACATCTGCGCGCGGCTGCTGGAGCGCGAGTCGGACCTGGTGGTGCTGGTGGCGGAGAGCGCGGAGGAAGCGCTGCCTCTCTTGCGCGAGCAACGCGTCGACGTGCTGGTGACGGACAAGAACCTCCCCGGAATGGGCGGGGTGGAGCTCGTCGCGCAGGCGCGCGGGCTGCAACCTTCACTCGAAGCGTTGATGATCACTGCCTACGCGAGCAGCGAGTCGGTCATCGCCGCCTTCGCCGCGGGGGCGAGCGACTACATCCTCAAGCCGTTCGATGACCTGCGAGTGCTGCGCGCCAAGGTGCGAGCGGCGCTGGAGCGGCGCACGGCCGGCAGTCGCGTGCGAGAGCAGGCGAGGGAAGTCGCTCGCGAGGCCGCCGCGCTCCTGTCCGCCGGGCAGGACGCCCCGGAGCCTGCCCATGAAGCACTCGAAGTGGAACTCCGCGCCTACGAAGAGTCTTCGCGCGCGGTACAGCAGGGCACCGTGGGGGTGGTCGGCAGCGCCGATGCGCTCTCCGCGCTGAAGGAAGCGGGGTTCGAGGTGATGGAGCTGGCGCCGTATGCGCCGGAGCTGGAGCGCGTGGACGTCGTCGTCGTGGAGACGGGCGACCCGCAGTGGCGCACGCTGGCGGAGCGTCTTCAGCGCCGGCCGCCGGATGTGCTGTTGCTCGCCAGCCCTCAGGCGGACCTGGGTGACTTGTTGGAGGCCATCACCCTGCGCATGGACCTGGTGGGCTTCGGCTCCTCCCAGGGGGCGAGCGTCCTGCCGGAGAAGGTGCGGATGCTGTTGCTGCGGCGAGGAGTCCAGCGAGCGTTGGACCGGCTTGCCGCCGCGCTCACCGCGTTCCGTCAGAGCATCCCCGCGCGCTCGGCCTGA